The Pleuronectes platessa chromosome 13, fPlePla1.1, whole genome shotgun sequence genome includes a window with the following:
- the tcf3a gene encoding transcription factor 3a isoform X2, with translation MAAVETDKELNDLLDFSAMFAPPALNGKNRPTTLASSQFGGSGIDERSGSSHWGPGQQNSTSFNQGRAYGEEGLYGEQQGMASAPIFGPGIVGKADRGPYSSFAAQPGFMPNGLPMPSPDPLSPSGLKSNSQFYSSYEGSNTRRRPSQDPIESQPKKIRKVPPGLPSSVYASASGEEFNRDNAGYTSSKAGNPYPPPFYMQEGLHPPSDPWGPAGSMVQPGFSSMLGNTPHMSQHGPFTAINPQDRLKRQPLPLSPQNYPLHGSEVNGAHPAGFLSGSSSFGVSNHTPPIVGSDSIMANRGQAPGSSGDEIGKALASIYPSDPNSNGFPPSPSTPSCSPQAVSGSASQWARSSGQATPSPNFDSGIQTMSKMEDRLEEVINVLQRHTNAQGVPGLAEMHTLLTSGLGLPPGFNTAALGLASRLPGLVSGHHEDSVGLPSSGGLLHGHHGSTSGPGSQAEGFNGLNRSSSSDIKREGKEDDDNCSLTDKSDDEKKDMKNRLHTSLDDEDEDDEDDEDLPVEVKVEREKVRRMANNTRERLRVRDINEAFKELGRMCQLHLSYEKQQTKLIVLQQAVNVIVNLEQQVRERNLNPKAACLKRREEEKVSGVDPQMQLGGGHPGLGGDGHNPVSHM, from the exons ATGGCTGCAGTGGAAACCGACAAGGAGCTCAACGACTTGCTGGATTTTAGCGCG ATGTTTGCGCCTCCAGCCTTAAACGGCAAGAACCGGCCGACTACTCTCGCCAGCAGTCAGTTTGGAGGTTCAG GTATAGATGAGAGGAGTGGGTCCAGTCACTGGGGACCAGGACAACAGAACAGTACATCTTTCAACCAAGGACGG GCTTATGGAGAAGAAGGTCTTTATGGTGAACAGCAGGGGATGGCCTCTGCCCCCATATTTGGACCTGGGATTGTTG GGAAGGCTGACCGAGGGCCATACTCGTCATTTGCAGCACAG CCTGGCTTTATGCCCAATGGATTACCGATGCCCAGTCCTGATCCCCTCTCCCCGTCTGGCCTGAAGTCCAACTCCCAGTTTTATTCCTCCTATGAGGGGAGCAACACTCGCAGGAGACCCTCACAGGACCCCATTG AATCCCAGCCAAAAAAGATCAGGAAGGTGCCCCCTGGCCTGCCCTCATCA GTGTATGCATCAGCCTCAGGAGAGGAATTTAACAGGGACAATGCTGGTTACACATCCTCCAAGGCAGGAAACCCCTACCCACCACCTTTCTACATGCAAG AAGGCCTCCACCCACCCTCCGATCCATGGGGCCCGGCCGGGTCGATGGTTCAGCCGGGTTTTTCTTCCATGCTGGGCAACACCCCCCATATGAGCCAGCATGGACCCTTCACAGCCATTAACCCCCAAGACAGACTG AAACGGCAGCCACTGCCCCTCTCTCCACAAAACTACCCCCTGCATGGTAGCGAGGTGAATGGGGCTCATCCTGCTGGCTTCCTCTCTGGCTCCAGCAGCTTTGGTGTTTCCAACCACACACCCCCTATTGTTGGAAGTGACTCTATTATGG CCAATCGGGGACAAGCTCCTGGAAGCTCAGGTGATGAGATCGGAAAGGCCCTGGCATCT ATCTATCCTTCAGACCCGAACAGTAACGGCTTCCCTCCATCCCCATCTACTCCCTCTTGCTCACCTCAAGCTGTTTCAG GCTCTGCATCTCAGTGGGCTCGCTCCTCTGGCCAGGCCACACCTTCACCTAACTTTGACAGTGGCATTCAGACCATG AGCAAAATGGAGGACCGTCTGGAAGAAGTCATCAATGTTCTCCAGCGCCACACCAACGCCCAAGGAGTTCCAGGATTGGCTGAAATGCACACTCTACTGACGTCTGGTTTAGGGCTTCCCCCTGGCTTCAACACTGCAGCACTTGGATTGGCCAGTCGCCTTCCTGGGCTG GTGTCCGGTCACCACGAGGACTCTGTTggtctgccctctagtggaggacTTCTGCATGGTCACCACGGCTCCACATCTGGTCCAGGCTCTCAGGCTGAAGGTTTTAATG GCCTAAATCGTTCCAGCTCTTCAGATATTAAAAGAGAAGGCAAGGAGGATGATGACAACTGCTCCCTTACTGACAAGTCAGATGATGAGAAAAAAGACATGAAGAACCGACTTCATACAAG tctggatgatgaggatgaggatgatgaggatgatgaagatctGCCAGTGGAGGTTAAGGTTGAGCGGGAGAAAGTGCGGAGGATGGCAAACAACACCCGCGAGCGGCTACGTGTGCGGGACATCAACGAGGCTTTTAAGGAGCTGGGCCGCATGTGTCAGCTCCACCTGAGCTATGAGAAACAGCAGACCAAATTGATCGTACTGCAACAGGCCGTTAACGTTATAGTCAACCTGGAGCAGCAAGTTCGAG
- the map2k2b gene encoding LOW QUALITY PROTEIN: dual specificity mitogen-activated protein kinase kinase 2b (The sequence of the model RefSeq protein was modified relative to this genomic sequence to represent the inferred CDS: inserted 2 bases in 2 codons; substituted 1 base at 1 genomic stop codon) codes for MGPKKRPVPLNIAPTGNGLTSSTSTDVVSEAHLEILEKPVLDEQQKKXNKLKDEDFHRTXEXGGVVSMEVHRPPGIIMARKLIHRDIKPDLRNQIVREHISATLPTPWAFHSNGEICMEHVMRELEKAAWAERSTEDPRRDSENGLAYLREKHQIMHRDVTLVNSRGEIKLCDWAAHRLNGQFLLWRRDP; via the exons ATGGGTCCTAAAAAGAGACCAGTTCCCTTAAACATTGCTCCTACTGGTAATGGATTAACCAGCTCCACCAGCACAGATGTTGTGTCAGA GGCACATTTAGAAATACTGGAGAAGCCGGTCTTAGATGAACAGCAGAAGA GAAACAAGCTGAAAGATGAGGACTTCCATCGTACCTGAG CTGGAGGTGTAGTCAGCATGGAGGTCCACAGACCACCAGGAATAATCATGGCCAGAAAG ctcaTTCATCGAGACATTAAACCTGACCTCAGGAACCAGATTGTCCGAGAGCATATAAGTGCAACTCTCCCTACACCGTGGGCCTTTCACAGCAATGGAGAGATCTGCATGGAGCACGTGATGAGAGAATTGGAGAAGGCcgcct GGGCTGAAAGAAGCACAGAGGATCCCAGAAGAGATTCTGAGAATG GCCTTGCCTACCTGAGAGAAAAACACCAAATCATGCACCGAG ATGTGACGCTGGTGAATTCACGTGGTGAGATCAAGTTGTGTGATTGGGCAGCTCATAGACTCAATGGCCAATTCCTTTTGTGGAGACGTGATCCCTAA